The segment aaggctACTGTCTACAAAGTTCTGTTGTCACAATGAGTATTTGTTAtatgttaccatggtaaccgttGCTGTAGTTAGCGAAAGGATTCTCTAATCGAAAAAACATTCCAAATTTAAGACCATTTATTTCGAAACAGCAAACACTTTAGAAAACGTTTCATAATTAGATTGATAAATGACatgctattgaataatttttaattcttttttattttagtttttgGAAAGTTTTCATTGTGCTCGGAAAAATATAGATGAAGATTGTGATAAATGGCTGGAAAATAATATAGTGTTCTTTTACTTGCAAACTATTCAAAAACTACAATTTCCTGTCATGTTCTAGTAATCATCATATCTCTTTATATCTAACATTATCTTCTTTATGTCTTTAAATCCCATAATGATATGTCTATAGATGTAAATGCGAGAAACTATATATAACAGTTTGGGTCGGTATCGAACGTTCGTTTATTATTAATCGATTTCTTTCATATTTCCTCGGATGATTTTAAACAGCTTATTAGGCCAGGCTTTATAGGATATTTTGCACTGAATGGCGAGTTTAACTTGCAAGTAGTTTTGGCTGGATAGTTTGGAGTGGGTGGGCAATtaacaaattaaagaaaaaatgcttggttgagaattatttttcaattcgaaatccacatacatgtatcaacaacTCTGGTGAAGCTGGTCATCGACGTACATTGTAAGTTGCTCAAGTGACAAGATATTGGCATTATAGTCCCAAGTATAAAGAGAATGAATGTCCATGCTTTTTTTTAAACGTATATGttcagaaaaacaaaactgtaaataccAGGGAATTCTTATGATAAAACAATGTAGAgagaatttatcaatttttgtgtatcaccctacatatttcattgaaaatgtcttttatttgaaaaattattttgaactCCTGTTTGCtttaattaaaacatgtattacaaagcatctggacatttacgatttttaaaactttggaCAACAATTGCAGAAACATGATATGGCCAAAATTGTGATATAATTTTTATCACCTGATTTCCTTATAAATCCTTTGTAAGATTGGAACAAAAATCTTTAGTGTATTGTACGTTTTTACAGTCGTATAATATCTATGGTTGTTCagggggaaaaaaataaaaatgagaacAGAAACTGCAGACATTTGTGTCACTGATATTGTAAAAATCGGACAGTTTATattgaatttagataatttaatgaaaataatgtagAAATGGGGTTGGTTTAATTAAATTATGTAGTTTAGAAAATATAAGTTGACTCATTTTTAAACCCCCGTCGaagacgtattatggtatggcgtcgtccgtctgtctgtccgtctgtctgtccggacattgtgggcaggatacagactgaaccataagcctaggactttacaacttggtacatgtgatcaccatgatgagaggaagttgcttattgtttttcaaagtcagaggtcaaaggtcaacgtcgtagtatcactttttaggaaaaccttgtgggcaggatacaaaccgaaccgtaagctccaggatattataacttggtatatttgatcatcatgatgagaggaaggtgactattgtttttcaaggtcaaaggtcaaggtcgtagtattacttattaggaaaaccttgtggacaggatacaaaccaaaccgtaagctcctggatattataacttggtatatttgatcaccatgatgagaggaagatgccgatttttttcaaggtcaaaggtcaagatcataggtttacttagtaggaaaaccttgtaggtacACAGACCGAACCGTTGGGGCTAGGAGTGTCAAATTTAATACGCATATACCTTATTCCAAGTGGAGGAAGCCTagtttctcaaggtcaaggtgGTTGTAGCAGGATGCAAACAAAACTGTTGTGACTAGGAATGCCaatacttttctttttcaagtttaaaaggTCAAGACTGTTAGATGGCATGCTTCACTTGATAATTTGGTGCCAAGTATAGCTTGTGAACTTCCAAGTTATACTTTATTGAAgagatatttctatataatttgAGATTctcctgcaaaaaaaaaatggtgatcTGCCTCTACAAAAATAgttatgttcaatatttttgataataatgaattagctcacagaggacagtgctaacttcactaaaatatgaatccaactaaaatatgttttccttgggcaaaatctacgggcgtattatgccacgttggcgttgctcttgtttaTGTTTATGGCACATActtttcccatatttatgtagcaatattccattatcacctgcatatggtgtttatatctctcaactgattcgatacgcaagagattgttctgtgtatggtcagtttttaaatcgaggcaagctactgacaaacaaattaaaggtacaggggtttcaacagtctcaattgaaatcagcatttcgcaaattctatggtcgttataacgatctagttcgtcaatacaacctatcattgggtcaaatgctgtctgacgtatttcaaaGCGATTGTTacgccattcttggcacactgattttgactacggataactccgtttacctaatcaggatacagggctcacggtgggtgtgaccggtcgacaggggatgcttactcctcctaggcacctgatcccacctctggtgtgtccaggggtctgtgtttgcccaactatctattttgtattgcttataggagttatgagattggtcactgttcgttatcttcacctttctataAACTGTACATGAAAGAGTTCTTTGAAgcttaaaaatttatttcaaaatcgtccTTTTCTTGAAATGTAACCCCAAACAATACATAAACACGATAAAGGAACAAATGagcaaagaaatatatttgtaaggaacatatttacaaagcaGGCAGATCCAGATAAAAAATTAAGGGTGGGAATGGAGGAGTTGTTACTCATGTTTGTACCTTGTACATCCAGAAAGGGGTGGATGAAGAGCCCAAAATTGCATGAAATCCACCATTTGAGGTATTCAATGGTGTTtcacagtacatgtatgtactgcatttccatatggatgcaatgataatgtatatgatgcgGGAAATACGACTAGTCcacaacgaaataacgtgaatgtgatgggactcttttcTAATACTCAAAGACAGAAACGCaatcatggacatcgttcatataaaagaccaagtatagatttaatgatgtcacgtttgatccACTTTTACTTTATGTCAACAggcaattaggtccacatcatattcgtacaaaactttactctaaaCTTTATGATTATAGCTGTTGTCAATCACAGGCTATTTACACCACAACGGGTCATAGATGATAATCCTCCCAAATCActccgccagttccttaagctcaaattacaaacaaagggatagatgccgtcaacataaccaacattcttcgtcataaaagtgttcagtcgtgtattccagtttacttcaagtctacaccctgtatttcctacagctttacttttactattgcatccaaacgttttaattataaacaaactttgcagtgcttaaatatagaccatcttatacttaatccaccaacgtgttcttgatCTTTATCTTagttcaactatagtccagctggacatgtcattactggtgatgctgatatagttgaaaatgatgacctcaaatcacttattctaaaaggtcctaaatacagagaacctcggtctttaaattggcgacagaactttatctctattatgaattctgtcgaagattatgccagacgatgggctaaatatgtaACAGAAGAACttcatacattgtcagaatgggttaaaagcataagaagAGTATTGAAATCCTGCATTagatatatcaaaacaaaagcacgtACCagctatccttctgtgtttagtaaaccagaaataaataaaagaattagatacattacatgaagaatatgttttggttccagctgacaaagcttgtaacaacattatcTTTGTTTGTGAGGCCCATTGttataactgtattttaaacgaacttggcattaattccacttttggtaatcgtacttatactccaactgccctttcaaaagatgaaattcttcaaagccatgcttcagttttagacacatttgatatcccagtcaatgggtcgaataaatatgagttaccgtacctatactacataaaaccctttcaaacaaagatacattgctggatccagtaagtgctctgcaaagcccctatctttgctcctcacgaaaatattaacagctttgaaggagaaactttaaacttactgtgcgactacatatacctgaattggtgtaaatcaaatgtgcgttctaaaacattctaaagaacttttagtaaacttgaaatcgcaaaacttttccccaaattaataacatcaaaacctatgacttttcaacactatacataaccattcctcacgataaattaaagactagatttttggacatcatagacagttgcttcttcaacactAATGggaaacggaaatattcatatctagtgatcagtcatccaaaacattactttgttaaacaccactctgactccacgcacaagtactctgaagttgaaatgaaaaatatgctagagttcgtCATTGACAATGTATTcgttgtctttggtgatcaggtctttcaacagtctggcACGAAATGTGcgcctttgttagctgacctgtttctatattcatatgaagcagaatttattcaaaaacttatacgtgagaatagaaaaaatcttgctgtggccttcaattcggcTTTTacatatatcaacgacgttttgtCGATTAACAATACCTTTCATGCATCTGTCGTTTCGATATacccctgtgagctcgaaataaaacacaccacagaatcgtccaattctgcttcatagttagatagtttattgaaagtagacattaacggcaaattaataactcaactttatgacaaagagatttcagcttctccatcgtcaacttctcatatttctGTAGgaaaattccattatcacctgcatatggtgtttatatctctcaactgattcgatacgtaggaggttgttctgcatatgataagTTTTAAATCAAGGACAGCTACTGGCAGATAAGTTGGTGGTACAGGGATTTTAACAGTATCGATTGATGTCAGCATTTGGCAAAtgatatggtcgttataatgatttagttcgttgatacaaccaatcattaggtaaaatgctgtctgacgtgtgtcCTACCGATTGAtagatcgttcttggcacattgattttgactacggatgtaCCGTATCaattttacattacgacccctgggttgaagcctctgctggtggactttCAGTCCCTGGGGATCTCTACAGCCacgtagctaagtacttcgttattaacttgaaaatatggatgtacatgtatatttaattgctgtgataaaatttacaaattcatttaaaaattaaggattatctccctcatgcatagctcttatgcTTAAAGAAACCTGTATATGGCATTGAGAAGGTGTTCcaaatattctaaatcagtGACAGGTAGGTTCAAATGCTAGTCAGGGCAACAACTGTATCAGGTTTTGTgtctggtttctgagtgaccaatattttcctacaaaagggggggggggggctttgacCTCATTATCAGAAGGGGTCATTTAGAGCTTCTATGTCAGGGTTATTTATATAATACTACTTACCTAGTCTGAAGTGTTTAAATGATGTACAGTTGTGTGTTTACCACAGAGGTTTCCAATGTAtgtgaaataatattttaaaaattgtgtgtatagatatatactacgtttacctgatcaggatatagggctcacggcgggtgtgaccggtcaatagcggatgcttactcctccaaagcacctgatcccacctctggtgtgtccaggggtccctgtttgcccaactatctattttgtatttcttataggagttatgagattggtcactgttcattatcttcacctttcatgatgtCTGCTATTATTATTGAAGACCATTTAATGAAAGATGCCGTCAAATAAAACTCATCATAGCGTACTTGTTGAAAGCATGATACTTCTTTTAAACAAGGAAGGGTGTGTCATCTGTAGTTGTCTCATACAATGCCATATATCTACAAATATCGTTATAATTTTCATGCTGTACAGTAATTATGAATATTGCGAATTTTGGCTTATCAAATATGCAAATaagtgcatttgaaattacCAAAATGCGCCGACTCGGTGACATCGCAAAGATATGTTGCTCGGTCTTGGTTGTCGGCTCCACACACAGTCTGTATGCCTACGTCTATCTTCAGTGACGCCAGGTGCATCAATGTATTTCTGACACTCTCCGAAGGTAAAAAGGTTCGTTTCCTTTAGAAAAGGATTGACGGTAGATCACACTCTGTCGGAATATTGTCCTACACTGCATACATTTTTGGATCCGCCATATTCCgcaccctaaccctaacctaaccccgCACACTTAGCGTGGTTGACAACGCAGCACTCCTAGCGATCATTGAGGTTAAATTCAAGAACGATAACCGATATTGCATGAACATCGAAACAttcagagttttttttttaaatcatttttttttctatttcagtGCATGCCTCTCTGATTTGTTAAATGTTATatgatgatatattttcatacccgTTTTGCTGTGTTTAGATTTCAAAGAAATTACAagtagtgttttgtatagatttgcacTAAGCGTGACTTCTCCATGTTCATAAATATCTGTCCATAATTTTGGaataggtgaaataaatcaaacctACTTTTACATGTGCTAAACTTATTACGGTTACTTAGTATGCTAAGTTTGGGTTGATTTCGTGAGCATGGACTTATCACAAAAATGCGACTTTGCCTGTTATTTACGTTTCTTTTATGTAGGCAGTCAAAAGCCATTTAATATCTATATCAAACTTCGGTATCACTAATCAAAACCTTAACAAATCTTAAGTAGGAGGGTAATACATTCcttatggattttttttatttagaagAGAAGAACCTTGCAAGTATTGGAATTGGGTTATCAACTTCAGTGGTTGTTATTGCCATTACGATTGTAGCTATTGTTTGTATCGTCAGACGAAGGAAACCACCTGGGTAATTTTTGCTTGGTTAAGAAAATTGAAAGACAGTTCTACAGTACACTTTATTTTCGAAATGGTTGttcaaaatactgaaataataattttcaatatgaaGTGTAAATAGTTAAAACTTCCATTGTGAGTCTATTATTTGTTTTTCACACAATGAACCTATGATTAACATGATGAACTGCTAAATTGATGGCTTTCTTTCTTAGAAATGAATGCGAAGAACCACGTGTAGAAAATCCTCATTCAACATTCATAAACGGAGGGTATTTAACTGGAGTGGAGAGCTATAGTACATCCCAGGAGACGCCGACTTCTTGCATGTACAACAGTATAGATGATTCGCACTTCACACAATACGACGAAGGAGTCATAGACACACACTTATAACCTACTTTTAAATAACAGCACAACTGTCTGGAAAAATATCGGGACAACTCCCCTCTGTTACAAATAGTGATCAtgaatgcttttttttttttttttaccttcttCGATATTCCTCCACCTGTATGATAAATGAACAATCAGATTTCCATTCACCTAATGATTTTCAAAGGACCGTATACAGTTACAGATAAGCTGTCACCTCACCCACCATCAACTTTTAAGAACAATTGTGGGGTTTTACAACGAATCCTTGATACCATTGTAAGACAACCGACTGGGTTTTTTTAACTGTAAATaggcatatttttattttgaattcgaTTAGAAAGTGTTATATGTCGGAGTGTTTCGCTTCCCCGCTGAGAGCTTTATCGCCTTTTCATGTGCATAGTGTTCGTCAGTGCGATGTGTCCGTAAGTTATGAGGCAATGTCTTGGGGCCTATATAACATATCTGTAGGTCCTACGGAGTTGATGTGCTGACACTTCTGGACTTACGTTATTCGTCCCCACATTGTGTATGAATATAGTCTGTTCATAATGTATCACCATTAACACTTGTTATAACATGTTGATGAATTCAGAGTTGCAACATTCTGTGCAGTTTCCTTATTTACATTAATGTCAAGTCTGACGAGATTTTGAGATCTGCCCCTTAGTTCAATTTGATATGCTTAAGATATTGCGTTGCACCACTATGCTTACTAGACGTTTGAATTaattgaaatcattttcattatattaacTTTCTGTCACGAATCACCACGCTAAAAAGATATTAATTTCACAACCACCTTGTTGCAAGCATACTATATATTTGATGAAACCCCGCACAAGCGCGGGAAATCACAAGTAGATGATATTGAATAGAGAAAGGACTTTTTttaatgcgtgtttgaattgttgtgcacatgaattgaatgaaaatctataattcaaaagaattttacattttgttttaataattgagaacatcgaaaatatcagatgcATTTCGTACTTTAAAATGTATCGTTACGTCAGATTGTTGGTCTCgggcaggggggggggggggggggggtccttcgTTGATAGAGGTGTATATAAGTGGTATAATAATAAATCTTCGTAAAATTATAAATATGGACCTAGTCAAAACTATTTGaagtataactaacactgaacactCACACGATTTCATCCAAAAGATTACTTTGTTgaataccactctgattccacgcaaaagtactctgaagttaaaataaagatttgttggggttcctcattgacaatatctttgttaGTCCATCGGCTACTAAAGGTAATGGGGGACCCCCCTAGGGATTTTTACAAACAAGTATTTGTTGAAAGTACATAGTCTATTGATCATAATTcaggttgtttgacatttttACGTGGGGGTGTTTACCAGTTTTGGGGGCAAAAagcatgaaatttgtaaaaataatagacgaaaactggaaaaactcttcagatccgatatagatgccattgacatttgcaaacaagGATATTTTATGAACGTACATATCCCTTTGATTATATATCAAATTGTCTAACATAAATATATGGGGGTACTTACGAGATTTTGGGctaaaacattattattttctttaaaaatcgctGAAAAATGGAAAACTTCTTCAAATCCTATATAGATAACATAGacttttgaaaacaattattttctggAAGTATGTAACCCATTAACTATAAATCAGATTGTTTGTATGGAGACTTTTTCCAATTTGGGGGCAATAACctaaaatttggaaaaaaaatagcCGAAAAATGGAGAAACTCTTCAGATCCGATATGGATGCCATTGACATTTGCAAAGAATTCTTTTGT is part of the Ostrea edulis chromosome 2, xbOstEdul1.1, whole genome shotgun sequence genome and harbors:
- the LOC130052098 gene encoding uncharacterized protein LOC130052098 — translated: MQKNIMSIENKEWTYIISVSRRTGEHCDVTCHKGFTASFSEIICTLSGAWDRNSDDICAESYEEKNLASIGIGLSTSVVVIAITIVAIVCIVRRRKPPGNECEEPRVENPHSTFINGGYLTGVESYSTSQETPTSCMYNSIDDSHFTQYDEGVIDTHL